ATAACTTTAGCTTCAATTTTATCTATCTATTCGATCCAAAATATTCTTCTCGACTACCTTTTTCCcttcgatttttttaattacaattatttttttaatttttgatgtaGAAATTGCCTTAATTCTctcaataattttcatttttaaaatatataatattttcctatatatatattgatgtTTAAGATGAATTATTTGTATCTTAATTTTATTAGTAGGATTAATTATaacatttgatttgcattcaaAAAGTATTGATTTTTCAATCTACCTTATAGATGAATATGAAGCgattaattgcaattagtttCGACCTAATCTTAGGTAAATTTACCCTTATTCTTTTAATTGAAGCCAAAATAGCGGCTTATCACTCTTAATGCTAGAATTGAGAATAATCttctaatttttttattttaaattccatttttacttatacatatttatatagtttaattaaaaccttacatttttattgtaaaaataaaaataatttaattcagtGTCATACTCTAAATATAAgctatttgaataaaaaataataataaattaaataaaatcaaaattcaaaacgcaaatattaataaataaatctttattattatttattatgtataaataataaaatttgtaaataatttaacttttgATATAAATAATCGGCGAGAATTAATCGCAGCGGCGCGAATAAAGCATCTCTCAAACCAGAGCGATTATGATGATTAACTTATAATCAttcacttttattgaaaaaatatttatcatgCTTATGATTATGCGTATTGTCTTTTTTCAAATGTCTTTTCCCATTCTCACGTGCACTAATGTAAACAAGAGCAAAAGTGAAGCTGCATACTGAATTCGTACAAAAACAATTGGCGGAGAAGAATTAATATGGAGCAAATTATcgaatttgtaaaaaaaaataaaatattatatgattCGGAGCACCCCGAATATAAAAACACCActaaaaaaaacgaaatatggGACGAAATTGGATTGGAGCTGGAAGAAAGTGgtaattatattgttttatcaAATTAAGTTCAGTTTTTGTACAATGAAACagttcatacatatattttatggctGTGTCCAATTGTACTAAAACTGTCTCCAGTTGCAAGGAAtctgtaaaattaaaatttattattttttatatttttaggaaatgaaattaaaaaaaaatggaagaatTTGAGGGACAGGTACGGAAAATCTTTGAAGCCCAGTTCACGGCACGCTGGTAAGCCGTGGATTTGGGCGAATAAGATGGAGTGGTTAAGTCCATATATGTGTTCAACACATAATACTGAAGGAAGAGAAGGCGAACCAGAAGCTGAAGCACTTTCGTTGGTGTTAACCGACGAAAGCATCAATGGGTTTAACCCAAGGGCTACGTCCTCCATAGAGGAAATACCCCATCTTTCAATGTCGCAGGGGTCAGACGACATTGATATGTTGTTTTTGCTCCATgcgaatataataaaaaaatttagcCCAAGAAGACAGGTGGAAGTTAAATTTAAGATCGCCAAGCTAATAATGGAGGAGGAATTGGCGGATCTAGAAGAAAAGGCGCAGAATTTATCTCTcctcaataaaaaataaagaatttaatactcacgcatttttctttttcttcttctaatAAAAACGTTAAAAAAAGCACATCTTTATCTGACGCAGACATTTTTGCGAATAAGTTCGATGTGATTTATTCGCTCTGGTGTAACGAGATGCTTAAAGCTCTTAAGCTACAACTGCTTAACCAAAACCTATTTAGTAGGCCAAAAACTATTGCAAATCGACTGTTAACTAACAGAGTGTTTACATCATGTTTGACAGAGTTTGTTATCTGATAAGCAAATATTatcacacaaaaacaaaacaaaacaacaaaaaaatacatacatacatatatactttgttTATCACAACTGTTGTTAGGAGCCTGCACTTCACGTGCTTCCATTTGATACGTTATCATAacgcaaacaaatttgatcgACTTGATAGCGTTATCATAGTGTAAGATAAGGCTGCAGCGAACAGATTGAAAACAACAAGGTGCTAATAAAAAGGTTTTCCTAGAAACACCCCAAATACCAATGATTGCATAACACAATCGATTCTACAATATAAATCTACCAAATTACAAAGTATTAAAGCACTTCATTAAAGCTCGCCTTTGAATACAAACTTTACTTGAAgatttataatacaatatttgtaattctccactacaaaataacaatattgtaaacaaattCGATTATTGccttaatatttgtaaaaataataaaaatgtaattgttgatatgcaaatgacagatgaaaacaaaaacaaatacccTAGAATCGAGTACAAAATACGTAACGCAGCggattgaaattgaaatagtaAATAATGCGCAAACTTTTCGAACACCGATCAACGATCGGCAATCGGAACATCGCTTAACGAGACAGTTTTAGTTGAAATCGGTCAGTTCAAGCTTCAACACCGCAATGGGAAAACTAGTGCTCTATGGCGTGGAAGCAAGTCCGCCGGTCCGAGCTTGCAAATTGACCTTGAACGCCTTGGGACTGCAGTATGAGTACAGGCTGGTCAATCTCCTAGCTGGTGATCAGTTCAACAAGGAATACACACTGAAGAATCCACAGCACACGGTGCCCGTGCTCGATGATCACGGCAAATACATTTGGGATTCGCATGCCATCATGGCATATTTGGTGCGTAAATATGCCAAGAGCGACGAGCTGTATCCCAAGGATTTTCACAAGCGTGCTGTGGTCGACCAACGTCTGCACTTCGAGTCGGGCGTCATCTTTCAAGGCTGCATTCGGAATATAGCTCATCCGGTGTTCCGTCTCAATGAGACTGAAGTGCCGCGTGCCAAGATCGATGCCATCTACGAGGTTTATGCATTTCTCGAGGCATTCCTGGGCACAACGACTGCGGCACAAAAGTATCTGTGTGGCAACAGTTTGACCATTGCGGACTACAGTGTGGTGTCCTCGGTGTCCAGCCTGGTGGGTTTGGCGGCCATTGAGCAGGACAAATATCCAAAGCTTAGTGGCTGGCTGGAGCGCATGGAACAGCTGCCGGATTATCAGTCGAATAATGGCAATGGAGCGCAAATGTTGATTGATATGTTTAGTGCAAAGATCACAAAGATTGTTTGAATCTCTGGAATTGAATtgataatttgtataataaatcGTCACTTTGGAACGTATATTTATTGTGTATTACTTGCATAACAATattgtgttgcttttgtgtaGCGTTCGACTTAAATATCACATTTTACAGAAGAGGAAAAAATCAAGTTCGTTTGAGGATAGACTTCAAGGCACTTATTCGAAGGTTATATTGtatcatatatttatacaatgcCGATTCCGTTTTGGTCGAAAATGTTCACACACAAAAGTTATTGCACAAATGGATTGCTTGTTTGCTGAGATCGCAAACTATGTACTTGAAAACGTTTCAACGTGCGTTAGTAagatgtgtatatgtatacatatatagtatgtgctGTGATGTTGAGGGACGAGGAGAGCGAGGGTGGAGAACACATACTATCATAAAGAAGACGAACATCAAAGAGTTCTTTGCTTCGAATGAATCGCCGTTTAAAAATGCCCTGTTTGGTTCATACATTGATTTGGGGGAAGCACAGCAATTAATTGATTAGCAGCTAACTGGAGGTTTTACGTTTCTCAAGCGCTTTCCAAACCAGTTTCATGCGCTGCACACACTCgcgatgctgctgctcccaCAGCAGTGTTGTCAGCCGTCCAACGGTGGCGACGCCATCGTCTGCGCCACGCACccactgcaacaacaattggtaGATCACCTGGAAGAAACAACAACGCGATCTTAATCGAATGACTCATTCAATACTTCAGGTTTACTACTCACCTCTTTGATGTTGCCATGCGCCTGATGATCTATAATCGCCTGTTCGATCTGCCCTTCGGAATGTCCGAGTTCGCGCATTATCTGCTTCCAGCCCTCACCCAGATGTGTGGCTACTGCGTCCAGGATGCGCATATCTGGTTCGTCTTGCGACTGCATCATTGCCACAATGCTAACGGTTTTGCGTGGCAAGTGTCGCTTTCCATCTGGTGATTGCAACGCTGCTATGGCGCCCTCATCGGTGGCGCTTGTGCTGCTCTTGCGAGAGCTGGAGGCGCTTAgattttgattgaaattataaacGGAGCCAAAGTGTAAGTTGCTCGCATTCGAGAAGTTCATGACCACCTGTTGCTGCGCACTATGCACATTCATTGTATTCAtggtgttgctgttactgctggtgctgctgctgttgaccaGGGCGGAGCCTGGAATTTGTGCGGACTGCACCACATCCATCGAGTTGTAGTTGGGATCGGAGAGTTCGCGCAGCACGGATTCGGTTAGGTCAGCTGATGCCGTTGGCGTCTGCGAAGGCAGTGACAAAGCGCCACTATTATTGTTATCTTCATTCTCATCAACTGGTAATGCATCTGTTTCTAGTCGTCCCTCCGAtggtgtgttgttgctgttgttggtgttgccgCCAAAGATGTTGGGCAGCAAACTCTTTAGCTTCGGCATGTTTGCTATTAATAGATAAGACTTTCGGAAATGCCAGAGAACGGGTATTTTCcgtgcaaaataataaaaaaaaacaactaaacgAAAACCACTCGCTCAACAGTCTCTTTGTTGTGAATGGCGCTAGAGATGACAAACGGCAACAATATTAGAGCGTTGCCATTCGTGTGAGCGATGTAATTTGGTCACACTGCGTTTTTTAGCGTTGCCACTGCAAAAAACGACATGTGGCAACACGCTGCATTTTGCCACGTTCGCTCAGTTGCTCATTCATTCACTTTACTTGGAGTTTGATATCCGTTTCGTGTGCGTATTGCAGTTTCTAAGTAGAAAGTTTGAACTTAAATTAAACCAAAAGtattatacaaataacaaatgaatGCTGAGTGCAAACAGTGCGTGGCTAAGATgggcaattgcaaattgcgaaagttaaaccaaaaatgtgcaaaaattcGTAGTTATGTGGGCAGAAAgaaggcggcggcggcggctaCGACGACCTGAGAGAAAATTGAGGCCGCGGTTGCCGCAACGTGGAAACTTCTTTGcttgcattaaatataaaacttcaAACTTGAGTGCGAAAAGCGgctatatattttgaacatatgttaatgaaattaagaaaatcggttt
This is a stretch of genomic DNA from Drosophila albomicans strain 15112-1751.03 chromosome 3, ASM965048v2, whole genome shotgun sequence. It encodes these proteins:
- the LOC117567091 gene encoding protein immune deficiency, whose protein sequence is MPKLKSLLPNIFGGNTNNSNNTPSEGRLETDALPVDENEDNNNSGALSLPSQTPTASADLTESVLRELSDPNYNSMDVVQSAQIPGSALVNSSSTSSNSNTMNTMNVHSAQQQVVMNFSNASNLHFGSVYNFNQNLSASSSRKSSTSATDEGAIAALQSPDGKRHLPRKTVSIVAMMQSQDEPDMRILDAVATHLGEGWKQIMRELGHSEGQIEQAIIDHQAHGNIKEVIYQLLLQWVRGADDGVATVGRLTTLLWEQQHRECVQRMKLVWKALEKRKTSS
- the LOC117567092 gene encoding glutathione S-transferase 1, producing MGKLVLYGVEASPPVRACKLTLNALGLQYEYRLVNLLAGDQFNKEYTLKNPQHTVPVLDDHGKYIWDSHAIMAYLVRKYAKSDELYPKDFHKRAVVDQRLHFESGVIFQGCIRNIAHPVFRLNETEVPRAKIDAIYEVYAFLEAFLGTTTAAQKYLCGNSLTIADYSVVSSVSSLVGLAAIEQDKYPKLSGWLERMEQLPDYQSNNGNGAQMLIDMFSAKITKIV